gacagaatgagactcaaaaaataaaaaaaataataaaataatgaagttctGGAGACTGGTTACACAATTTACCTAATGCCattgaactgtgcacttaaaaatggttatgaaagtaaatttcatgttatatgtattttatcattttttaaaaagttttaaatggctaaggtgataaattttatgttacatgtattttacattttttttaaaactcaagatatttgacattaaaaaaatgaggATTTGTGGCTTTGTTTGAAAAAATCACATCTGATAGCACAAGACCTACATTTTTGCACAATGGTCATCTCTAGTTTACCCCTGATGCTACCaccatacattcttttttttccccactctgtTTGGCTTCTGGCGCCATATAAGTTTGTGACTCCTGCTCTAAACCCAGTGTCACTTTTCACAGCACAGCCGTCCAACGTTAGCCACCAGCTGGGCTGGCTAAAGGTCTTAGAGGGGACGACACACTCACCCCTCAGCAACGGATGATAAACTCTGACACAACAAAGACCATCTCCAAGAACTCTGTGCCAAACCTCACCCGATCACactactttccttcttttctctccatttacCTAATATTGCTCCTCCTTGCTTATCCATGGAGTCTTCTCTATTGACTCCAATTCACAAGGGGTTCTTCCTTCTTCCACATTCTGTAGCACTTGGCATCTGTATTGTTAATTACCTCGTATGTATACATCCTATCTGCTCAATTACACTTCAAGcccctcattcattcaacaaatataaagCAGCTACTCTAGGCCAGACTGTTCCAGGTACTGGGAATAGAGTGGTGAACCAGACAGGCAAGGTCCCTGCCATCAGTGGGCAAACACAGACAAATAAGCATCAGATCTCAGACACTGGCCAACACCTGGGGGAAATGTGAAGCAGGGTAATGATACCGGGTATGACGGTGGAGGAGTGGGATCTACGTTATGAGTAAGGACCACCAGTGAAAGCCTCTTTGAAGAGGTAGAATCAGCAAAGACCTGCATGAGAAGACGCCAGCCATGAGAAGACCATGGGGAAAAGCACTCCAGTCAATGGGAACAGCAATTACAGAGACTGGGTTTCAGGAATAGAAACAACTGGTGTGGCTACAGCATAGGAAGTGAGAAAAGACAGTGGTGTAAGATGAGGTCAATGTGGTAAGAAGGagcttcaattcttttttttttttttctgagatggagtctcactctgttgcccaggctggagtgcagtggtgcgatctcggctcactgcaacctttgcctcccgggttcaagcgattctcctgcctcaggctgccgagtaggtgggactacaggcgcgcgccaccacatccagcaaattttttgtatttttagtagagatggggtttcaccatgttggccaggatggtctagatctcttgacctcgtggtcagcccaccttggcctcccaaagtgctgggattacaggcgtgagccaccgcgcccagcccagaaggGGCTTTAATTCTATGGATGATCAATAGTCTGTATCTTCTAGTATTTTAAGGGCAggcattagaaaaatatatatcatcaCCATTTACGTATTTGAAAATGCCCACAGTTACTTTTGATCCCAGTCCTCTTCCTGACAATTACTGGATGACATCAATATCCCTTTCATTCCTTCAATAAAcactccttatttttattttattttactattattttttttgagatggagtttcactcttgttgcccaggctggagcgtaatggcgcaatcttggctcactgcaacctcacctcccaggttcaaacgattctcctgcctcagcctcctgagtagctgggattacagacacctgctaccacgctcagctaatttttgtatttttagtagagacagggtttcagcatgttggccaggctggtctcaaactccagacctcaggtgatctgcccgcctcggcctcccaaagtgctgggattacaggcgtgaaccaccgtgcctggccagcaaacACTTCTTTAGCACGACCTGGCATGGGGAACTGCTCACCCCTTTGATGAAGGTGGGTTTGTCCTTGATGCCAAAATTCCAGAGCATGATATCTCCCCCTTTGGAACCCACAGCCACAGTGCTGGGGTGAGTCGGGTGCCACGCCAAGGATGTAGCCCTCCTGTCAAAGGGGGCAGCCTTTTGTAATATCCGGTAAGAATCCAGAGTGTGCAAAAAGGACTGCTGGAGCCCCTGCCACAGAGAGAAATGAATTAGGTTGAATTAAAACCCAAGTTCTGGGTAAActgccaatctctgcctccttcatAGATGAGCCCTAGAGCCAAGTCCTCCCACCAAAGGAAAGCTAACCGCCTGCCCTGtgcatgaaaatatttgcaatgtacATGAACTAATAATCTGGGAAAGCAAAAGGGGCAGAGTGCATTCCAGCTGGGACCTTTACAACATAAGACTTTTTTTACCTGGCTGAGTGCCCAGTAGGCCAGTCACCACAGTCTGGGTGATCGGACCACTCTGACAAGCTGGTGAACCAAGCCATCATCTAATTTGGGAGCATGCAATAGTAAAAATGCACGTGCAAACCCTTGAGGACTTGAGGCAAAAAATGCCTTACCTGCTGGACAGATGGCCAGGAAGCTCTGCCCAGCTTATGCTGGTGGAGGGTCCTGACGATGCTGCGGCATGGCGGCAGGATCTGTGGGCCAGCCAGCCCCGCCCAGAGGCAGTCTGAGTCACTTCTTCTGCTAGGACCTGCCAAGCAGAACAGACATATTTTCCTCTCCAATCTCACGAAAGGTTTTTCTGCTGAATTCCCTGAAAGGAAGCCTTGTTTCATTCGGCATGGCTAATCTCTGTCTCATCATCTCCTGAGGCCTTTCCGTGTCTGTGCGGTCTCACCCAgcaccagaaataaaaaaaaaaaaaaaaagagtagggatTTGGCCCCTTCCCCAAAACACTCCCCCAAACAGTAAGActgaaatgaaagtaaataatCGTTCAGGGTTCCTGAGACCCCAGCCAAAGAAACACACAAGAATAAAGTACACTGCAGAACTCTTCCCAGTTTGGGCTGCAAAACGAGATGGGACAGGGTCACAATTTTATAAATCACATATAatgcacaataaaaatattttaggggaGCATGGCAGAAGTCACCGTTTAGGAAAAGAAGGAATAGGAAGGCCTGGAAATGCTCTTAACTAGGTTACTTCTGGCGAGGTGagtgaaattagaatagcaataAAGCAACAACTCCGGATCACCAAACTTGTATTTGAGGACCCAATCACTATAGGTCCGACGTCCTGACAACCAATTCTTTCTTCTCATGGACAAAAACCACTTGATTAACAAGCCCCAGCTCCAGTTTTTGAGTGTCTCGAAACTCCTTATAGCCTCAGGTTCTAGCCCCAGTAAACCTCAGAGAATGAGCTTTCTAAGCAGGGAAGGAATTGGGGGCTCTCACAACTGACCACCTGGCACGTGCAGCTAACAAGCGTGACTATGAAATCCAGCACACACAGTGCCAGGAAAGGTAGGATTCTCTGAAGCCGTCCAAACTGTGCAAGAACCCTGCTACAAACAAGGAATCTGACAAGTCCGTGTGTCTGTTGTTACGGAGCTTGTCTGCTTCCTGTCACCTGGCGGGAGAGGTGTTGAAGCCTAAACGCTCTGGTGTCAAAGAACCTGCAGGTAGAATGCACAGCCGGAGGCATCCGTGACCTGCGCCGGCCTCGGGAGCCTCGGAGCACCCATCCCCCGCTGCAGCCTCCTGCGCGAGCACCCCAAAAGGCGGAAATATTCAAGCAGCAGGCACAGGCAGTACCGGAGCCCTTCGCACAGAGCTTCTTGGCCTCGGGCTCCAGCTCCCGGGGACTCCTGCTCCTCTTGTTCCTGGGGCGTAATACAATCTCGGAGGTCTTCTGGGTTTCTGGGCGTTTCTTGGGAGCCATCGCGTCCTCCGTGCGAAGGGGTACTGTGCTCTATGCGAAGATCATGGAGGGAGGATTGAGAGACCTCTGGGGAGAAACAAGGCGGGGACTACAAAACTGCGGGGCCACAGGTAGCCGACTAAGCCAACTTCCCGCCAAACATGCCCAGGGCTTGTTCAAACCAGCTCCGAGCTCCGGCCCCACCCGTCTAGGAGACCCCGCCCCTTCCTGGAAGGAGGGGGCGCGGGGAGGGGGCGGTGCCAGCGCTCTCGGGAGGGGCGGGAACTGCGCCAGGGCCTGTGCCAGCCAGCCCGGGTCAGCTGACCTGCGCGGAGCAAAGATGGCCCCCggctttatgttttattttttcagccacagggtctggctctgtcgcccacgctggagagcagtggcgcgatgataggtcagtgcagcctccacctcctgggctcaagcgatcctcccacctcagcctcctaagtagatgggactacaagcgtgcgccaccccacccggctaatttatctctctctctcttttttcctttttttttctttttctggagagacggggtctcgctatgttgtccaggccggtcttgaactcatgggcttaagtgatcatccagccttggcctcccgacaCGAACCCTCCTCAGACGAGGCGCTGCCAGGCCTCTGCGGGTCCGAGGAGGAGGCCTGGTACCAGCCAAGGCCCTGGCTCCCGCCTTGCAACTGGTGATGACGCCCGCTCGGGCTTTGGGATTGGCTGGTAGCTACAGGGTGTAGTTGGGGCGTGGCGGCTTTGTAGAGAGCTAGTGTCTTTCCTAAGTTAGAAGCTGCGCTGTACCAGCGGTCAGCTTTGCAGTCGGAATCCAGAAACTACAGCCCCATCGGAATCCAAGCTGCTTCTCTGTGAAGGGAGAATGATTGGAAcgccttgcctttttttttttcttctagagacGTCGTCTGtcttctgttacccaggctggagtgcagtgatgtagtCACTCAAGCTtcactgatcctcccacctcagcctcccaagtaggcttGCAGACCTGCGTCCTCaagcttgactaatttttgtatttttgtagagacaaggtcttgctatgtttcccatgttggtctggacctcctgggctcaagtgatcctcccacctcggcctcccaaagtgctgggattccaggcatgaaccactatgtcTGACCCtcactgcttttttgtttgtttggtggttggccggtttttttttttttttttttttttttttttttaagacaggacctctctgtcacccaggctggagtgcagtggcaggacgtgggctcactgcagcctcgacttcctgggcattgatcctcccacttcagcctcccaagtagctgggactacaggtgcgcgccacaacacccagctagtttttgcattttttgtagatacagggtcttcctatgttgcctaggctggtctagaactcctggcatccatccacctcggtctgtcaaactgctgagattacaggtgtgagccaccgtgcccagcctcctcactgattctttttttttttttttttttgagacagagtcttgctctgtcacccaagctggagtgcagtggcacaatctcggctcactgcagtctctgcctcccggattcaagcgattcccctgcctcaacctccagagcagctgggactagaggcgtgcaccaccaccacacccagctaatttttttgtattttagtagagacggggtttcaccatgttggccaggatggtctcagtctcctgacctcgtgatctgc
The sequence above is a segment of the Theropithecus gelada isolate Dixy chromosome 14, Tgel_1.0, whole genome shotgun sequence genome. Coding sequences within it:
- the DDB2 gene encoding DNA damage-binding protein 2 isoform X3: MAPKKRPETQKTSEIVLRPRNKRSRSPRELEPEAKKLCAKGSGPSRRSDSDCLWAGLAGPQILPPCRSIVRTLHQHKLGRASWPSVQQGLQQSFLHTLDSYRILQKAAPFDRRATSLAWHPTHPSTVAVGSKGGDIMLWNFGIKDKPTFIKGAAWHPRYNLIVVGRYPDPNFKSCTPYEMRTIDVFDGNSGKMMCQLYDPESSGISSLNEFNPMGDTLASAMGYHILIWSQEEARTRK